GAGATCGAGTCGGCCCTGGTGGCCCACCCGGCGGTGGCCGAGGCCGCTGCCATCGGCCTGCCCCACGAAGTGAAGGGCGAGGGGATCCACTGCTACGTCATCCTCAAGGCCGGCTACACGCCCAGCGAGGCGCTGGCGGAGGAGCTACGCCAGCACGTGGCCCAGCTGATCGGCCCCATCGCCCGGCCCGAGGCCATCCACTTCGTGGACAAGCTCCCCAAGACCCGCTCGGGCAAGATCATGCGGCGGGTGCTGCGAGCCCGCGCCCTGGGCCTCCCTGAGGGCGACCTCTCCACGCTGGAGGAATGAGCAAGGCCTCCTGCGGCGGGATCCGGCCGGGGGCGCTCCTTGCGCCCCCGGCATCACGCGGTTCAGGAGGCCCCGGAGAACTGCGCCCACCACCGGGGCAGGGTTTCCCCCACCGGCCCGCGCCAGACCTCATCCGCCAGGGGCGTGAGGGCCGTGTCCTCGATGTTGAACTCGATCAGGCGGGCGCCGTGGGCGCGGGCCCATCGCGGGAGCGAGGCCGCCGGCTCCACAAGCCCGGAGGTCCCGATGATCAGGAAGATCTCTGCCTCCGCCGCGGCGCGGAAGGCCTGCGTCCATGCCGCCTTCGGAAGCGGCTCCCCGAACCACACCACGTCCGGCCGGGCCAGCGCCCCGCAAGCCGGGCAACGCGGCGGCAACTCCGGCAACGGCACCCGCCGATCCTCCCAGACCCGTCCCTCCCGGACGCACCGCATGCGCCACAGGCTGCCATGGAGCTCGATCACCCGGCGGCTGCCTGCTTGCGAATGGAGCCCAT
Above is a genomic segment from Thermoflexus hugenholtzii JAD2 containing:
- a CDS encoding SIR2 family NAD-dependent protein deacylase, yielding MGAMRRRVVALTGAGVSAESGVPTFRGPEGLWRRYRPEELASPEAFARDPIRVWEWYAWRRECIARATPNPAHRTLAAMEEVLPDFLLITQNVDGLHSQAGSRRVIELHGSLWRMRCVREGRVWEDRRVPLPELPPRCPACGALARPDVVWFGEPLPKAAWTQAFRAAAEAEIFLIIGTSGLVEPAASLPRWARAHGARLIEFNIEDTALTPLADEVWRGPVGETLPRWWAQFSGAS